In one Bacillus thuringiensis genomic region, the following are encoded:
- a CDS encoding ABC transporter ATP-binding protein, whose translation MITLNNIAKTYYQGKLAVPILHGISLTIQSGEFVSIMGPSGSGKSTLMNIIGCLDRPTEGEYMLNDVNILTADESKLALIRNEYIGFVFQHFNLLPRLSAVENVELPLVYGGVKKAERRKRALEALGKVGLADRVHHLPNELSGGQKQRVAIARAIANNPTFIMADEPTGALDTKSGEQVMDIFTKLNAEGTTIVMVTHEEEVAAYSSRRIVLRDGKVTEDRRCAV comes from the coding sequence ATGATTACGTTAAATAATATTGCTAAAACGTATTATCAAGGAAAATTGGCGGTGCCGATTTTGCATGGTATTAGTTTAACAATTCAGAGCGGTGAGTTCGTTTCGATTATGGGACCGTCTGGTTCTGGTAAGTCGACGCTTATGAATATTATCGGTTGTTTAGATCGTCCAACAGAAGGTGAATATATGCTGAATGACGTGAATATCTTAACAGCAGACGAGTCAAAGCTTGCTTTAATTCGTAATGAATACATTGGCTTTGTATTCCAGCATTTTAATTTACTACCTCGTCTTTCAGCAGTGGAAAATGTTGAGCTTCCGCTCGTATATGGTGGCGTGAAGAAAGCAGAGCGTCGCAAGCGTGCTTTGGAGGCGCTAGGTAAAGTTGGATTGGCAGATCGCGTGCATCATTTACCAAATGAGTTATCAGGTGGACAGAAGCAGCGTGTAGCGATTGCAAGAGCGATTGCAAATAATCCAACGTTCATTATGGCCGATGAACCGACTGGTGCACTTGATACGAAGTCTGGTGAACAAGTTATGGATATTTTCACGAAGCTTAATGCAGAAGGCACGACGATTGTTATGGTTACGCATGAAGAGGAAGTAGCAGCGTATTCTTCCCGCCGCATTGTACTGCGGGACGGGAAAGTTACAGAAGATAGAAGGTGTGCGGTATGA
- a CDS encoding efflux RND transporter periplasmic adaptor subunit, translating to MLPNTVRTPNKKKKWIIIGVIALIVIVAAINIFVMQGKKKGASTNADAVSFEKVTERKLNNTKLISGQVKPGNIESFYADPTKGKVKDIEVKEGQEVEKGTKLFSYDNEEINLQMKQAELDQKMADMRYDQGKKKIDSLKKEIKKAKDSGAGKEVTDPMDEQVNELEIGQKTIDLEKEKGKLQKEELSKKQKELTIYSNFAGVVQKLDKDAAQSSSQALGGQGKAFLQVASKDPFQVQGTLTELQKSQIQKDQKFTVTAKANNKKKWTGKITEVSEFPTSAEMAQAGGMGEATQNMSQYTYKASLDSQDGLSPGYHVSLQVNLENKTMIAVPSKSIVEKGDDAFVYVEEKGKLRKQNVKKGSTDGDWTEVVEGVTVGQKVVKNPSDDVYDGMEVKEK from the coding sequence ATGTTACCAAATACGGTTCGTACTCCAAATAAGAAGAAGAAATGGATTATTATTGGGGTTATTGCACTAATTGTTATTGTAGCGGCAATTAATATTTTTGTTATGCAAGGTAAGAAGAAGGGTGCATCAACAAATGCTGATGCTGTAAGTTTTGAGAAAGTGACAGAGCGTAAGCTGAATAATACGAAGTTAATTTCTGGTCAGGTGAAGCCTGGTAATATTGAAAGCTTCTATGCAGATCCGACCAAAGGGAAAGTGAAAGATATTGAGGTAAAAGAAGGGCAAGAGGTAGAGAAAGGCACGAAGTTATTCTCTTATGATAATGAAGAGATTAACCTTCAAATGAAGCAAGCAGAGCTTGATCAGAAGATGGCAGATATGCGTTATGATCAAGGGAAAAAGAAGATTGATTCGTTGAAGAAAGAAATTAAGAAGGCGAAAGATAGCGGAGCTGGGAAAGAAGTAACGGATCCGATGGACGAGCAAGTAAACGAGTTAGAGATAGGGCAAAAAACAATTGATCTTGAGAAAGAAAAAGGGAAGTTGCAGAAAGAAGAGTTAAGTAAGAAGCAGAAAGAACTTACGATTTATAGTAATTTTGCTGGTGTTGTTCAAAAGTTAGATAAAGATGCGGCACAAAGTTCATCTCAAGCGTTAGGTGGTCAAGGAAAAGCGTTTTTACAAGTAGCTTCTAAAGATCCATTCCAAGTTCAAGGTACGTTAACTGAGCTTCAAAAGTCACAAATTCAAAAGGATCAAAAATTCACTGTAACTGCAAAAGCAAATAATAAGAAGAAGTGGACAGGTAAGATTACAGAGGTAAGTGAGTTCCCAACAAGTGCAGAGATGGCGCAAGCTGGCGGCATGGGTGAAGCAACTCAAAATATGTCCCAATATACATATAAAGCTAGCCTTGATAGTCAAGACGGTTTATCTCCAGGTTACCACGTTTCTCTGCAAGTAAACTTAGAGAATAAGACGATGATTGCTGTTCCAAGTAAAAGCATTGTAGAAAAAGGTGATGATGCATTTGTTTATGTTGAGGAAAAAGGAAAGCTTCGTAAACAAAATGTGAAAAAAGGTTCTACTGATGGAGACTGGACAGAGGTTGTAGAAGGCGTAACAGTGGGGCAAAAGGTGGTTAAAAATCCTTCCGACGATGTGTATGACGGAATGGAAGTGAAAGAGAAATGA
- a CDS encoding MFS transporter has translation MFKWLKPAPAIERLPADMIDRVYRLLRIRVLIGISVGYAAYYLVRSNFTLSSTYLVQEYGFSTAEIGLLGSVMAIVYGFSKFFMGNLSDKAFAQRFIAVGLFLSGLVNICFGFASSFGMIVTLLVVNGIVQGMGAPPCSIVMTKWFSKKERGTKTGLWNISHNVGGMLVPPLVGIGVGIFGENHWQGGVFIFPAIIAMVIAVLVWINAKDTPESEGLPPIDEYRNDYENLEKADNANKMSPKEILMKYVVKNKFVWFLCIANAFVYLIRFGVINWVPLYLTTVKGFSKAEAHAAYAIFEGMAIPSSLIVGFLSDKLFKGKRMPLCIISMVGVVIGTFIYWQATSVLVVSIAVSIIGCLIYVPQFLIGLSAMELVPKFAVGTTVGMCGLFGYVGGSLVANAAIGVIVDSSGWDGCFILLLTGAVLSTIFLFIVQRGHERKDPKVA, from the coding sequence ATGTTTAAATGGCTCAAGCCAGCACCTGCAATTGAAAGATTGCCAGCGGATATGATCGACCGTGTATATCGATTACTACGTATTCGTGTGTTAATCGGGATTTCAGTTGGATATGCTGCTTATTATTTAGTTCGTAGTAACTTTACGTTATCAAGTACGTATTTAGTACAAGAATATGGTTTTAGTACAGCTGAAATTGGTCTACTAGGCTCAGTAATGGCAATTGTTTATGGATTTAGTAAGTTCTTTATGGGTAATTTATCAGATAAAGCTTTCGCCCAGCGCTTTATCGCAGTCGGTTTATTCTTATCAGGGCTTGTAAATATTTGTTTCGGCTTTGCATCATCATTTGGGATGATTGTTACATTACTTGTTGTTAACGGTATTGTACAAGGTATGGGAGCACCACCTTGTAGTATTGTTATGACGAAATGGTTCTCGAAGAAAGAACGCGGTACGAAAACAGGCCTTTGGAATATTTCACATAACGTTGGTGGAATGCTTGTGCCACCACTTGTCGGAATTGGTGTAGGTATTTTCGGTGAAAATCATTGGCAAGGCGGCGTGTTTATTTTCCCTGCGATTATCGCAATGGTAATTGCAGTTCTTGTTTGGATCAATGCGAAGGATACACCAGAATCTGAAGGTCTTCCTCCAATTGATGAGTATCGTAATGACTATGAAAATCTTGAAAAAGCAGATAATGCTAACAAGATGTCACCAAAAGAAATTTTAATGAAGTATGTAGTGAAAAATAAATTTGTATGGTTCTTATGTATTGCGAATGCTTTTGTTTATTTAATTCGTTTCGGTGTTATTAACTGGGTTCCACTTTATTTAACGACAGTTAAAGGATTTTCAAAAGCAGAAGCGCATGCGGCATATGCAATCTTTGAAGGTATGGCAATTCCAAGTTCATTAATCGTTGGCTTTTTAAGTGATAAATTATTTAAAGGAAAACGTATGCCATTATGTATTATTAGTATGGTTGGAGTTGTTATTGGTACGTTTATATATTGGCAAGCAACTAGCGTACTTGTTGTAAGTATTGCAGTTTCTATTATCGGTTGTTTAATTTATGTACCACAGTTCTTAATCGGTTTAAGTGCGATGGAATTAGTACCGAAATTTGCAGTTGGTACGACAGTTGGTATGTGTGGTCTATTCGGTTATGTAGGCGGAAGTCTTGTAGCTAACGCAGCAATTGGTGTTATTGTTGATAGTTCTGGCTGGGATGGTTGTTTCATCTTACTATTAACAGGAGCGGTTTTATCAACAATCTTCTTATTTATTGTTCAACGTGGACATGAGAGAAAAGATCCTAAAGTAGCGTAA
- a CDS encoding ABC transporter substrate-binding protein: MRKIAFFFFLLVIGGAMSSCSRDTTSIKYSKNGLPILDDRHIVAYVAAREEVGEALLSSFCKPRGCTYEFIRLSTEELLRRVEEEAGNPKADIIIGGTVDAHQMMKQKNLSIPVISQHANRISKTVKDKDGYWYGYEVEKLAIAINKERWNEEIAPLGLSYPLRWKDLLNPVYKGKIVMPDPNVSGTAYTFFQSLIDTLGEEEAKEYVKNLAEQVGEVTVNGYIPAELVASGEYMIGINFMGDQRMLQKQGFPILSNEPEQTGLSVNAISKLKRAPSGIIADLFIDYCLSEEAGHILEKVSFGVPTMFAKNEKEIEGQPVRRTNQNISNSGIIEIWNRQRLSLK, from the coding sequence ATGAGAAAGATAGCCTTTTTCTTCTTTTTGCTAGTAATTGGAGGAGCGATGTCTAGTTGCTCTCGAGATACAACCTCTATTAAATATAGTAAAAATGGTCTCCCTATTTTGGATGATCGTCATATTGTTGCGTATGTAGCGGCTCGTGAGGAAGTTGGTGAAGCGTTACTGTCATCATTTTGTAAACCGCGCGGATGTACGTATGAATTTATTCGTCTTTCAACAGAAGAACTTCTTCGTAGAGTGGAAGAAGAAGCTGGAAATCCGAAGGCGGATATTATTATTGGTGGTACAGTAGATGCGCATCAAATGATGAAGCAAAAAAATCTTTCTATTCCTGTCATAAGCCAACATGCAAATCGTATTTCAAAGACTGTTAAAGATAAAGATGGTTATTGGTACGGTTATGAAGTGGAGAAGCTGGCAATTGCGATTAATAAGGAGCGGTGGAACGAGGAAATAGCACCGCTCGGTCTCTCGTATCCGTTAAGATGGAAAGATTTATTGAATCCAGTATATAAAGGAAAGATTGTCATGCCCGATCCAAATGTTTCAGGTACAGCATATACGTTTTTCCAATCACTTATTGATACGTTAGGTGAAGAGGAAGCGAAGGAATATGTGAAGAATCTGGCAGAACAAGTTGGAGAAGTAACAGTGAATGGTTACATCCCAGCAGAACTTGTTGCGAGCGGTGAATATATGATAGGCATCAACTTTATGGGAGATCAGAGAATGCTTCAAAAACAAGGCTTTCCTATTTTAAGTAACGAACCTGAGCAAACAGGGTTATCCGTTAATGCGATTTCTAAACTAAAACGTGCACCGAGTGGTATTATTGCGGATTTATTTATTGATTATTGTTTATCAGAAGAAGCGGGTCACATTTTAGAAAAAGTGTCGTTTGGCGTACCAACGATGTTTGCGAAGAATGAGAAAGAAATAGAAGGACAGCCGGTTAGAAGGACGAACCAAAATATATCAAATAGCGGAATAATCGAGATATGGAATAGACAGCGTCTCTCTCTGAAGTGA
- a CDS encoding DUF3919 family protein codes for MKRLSFQILMFVICMIVSLVLFYVMEKQIYNRINIVNDKQAVLQRVNESLPIEVKVRHEKWGEIIVTDEVRLHTIISFFDRIRIEPGDVKSQEQVFTGEVTYLNGHKRTFAVGDLFQYGENVYGKNGMDPMISALQTYLLSLYYTPERISDFFASAKDVVVRQGDVVRTINLTHILDSIRYAKQITDYGEIQKLLQSQNEPIAYITAYKTGKRVKNDHEDILTISVYPSYFVVQYLGDNNGNVMYMKGSLAELFVKENAS; via the coding sequence ATGAAAAGGCTATCATTTCAAATTCTTATGTTTGTCATTTGTATGATTGTTTCTCTTGTTTTGTTTTATGTTATGGAGAAGCAAATATATAATCGAATCAACATTGTAAATGATAAACAAGCCGTTTTACAAAGGGTGAATGAATCTCTTCCAATTGAAGTGAAAGTAAGACATGAAAAGTGGGGAGAAATCATTGTAACGGATGAAGTTCGTTTGCATACGATTATTTCATTCTTTGACCGAATTCGAATAGAGCCTGGGGACGTTAAGAGCCAAGAACAAGTATTTACTGGAGAAGTAACGTACTTGAATGGACATAAGCGTACTTTTGCAGTAGGTGACTTGTTCCAGTATGGGGAAAATGTATACGGAAAGAATGGCATGGATCCGATGATTTCAGCACTTCAAACGTATTTATTAAGCCTGTATTACACGCCAGAGCGTATTAGTGATTTCTTTGCTTCAGCAAAGGATGTCGTAGTACGTCAAGGTGATGTGGTACGTACTATCAATCTTACGCACATACTTGATTCTATTCGATACGCAAAGCAAATTACAGATTACGGAGAAATTCAGAAGTTATTACAATCACAGAATGAACCGATTGCTTATATTACAGCTTATAAAACAGGTAAGCGTGTAAAGAATGATCATGAAGATATTCTTACGATTTCTGTGTATCCATCGTACTTTGTTGTGCAATATCTCGGTGATAATAACGGAAATGTCATGTATATGAAAGGCTCTCTAGCAGAGTTATTCGTAAAGGAGAATGCGTCATGA
- a CDS encoding response regulator transcription factor: MKILVVDDESSIRNLIRMQLEMEGYEVLAAADGREALERWNEGPDVLILDVMLPDTDGYELLRLFRERDRDIPVLMLTAKSQMNDKLLGLQLGADDYVTKPFNYAELILRVKNMARRVKKTEAAVSHEVIEAGEIVICPKERKVHVSGQEIQLTYREFNLCQLFVSNPQRVFMRDELLEKVWGFEYIGNTRAVDIMVQRLRKKLGTSGEYIKTIYGVGYKLDC; encoded by the coding sequence ATGAAAATACTTGTGGTTGATGATGAATCGAGTATTCGTAATTTGATTCGGATGCAGTTGGAGATGGAAGGTTATGAAGTATTGGCAGCGGCTGATGGGAGAGAAGCGTTAGAGCGATGGAATGAAGGGCCGGATGTATTGATTTTGGATGTTATGCTTCCGGATACGGATGGGTATGAGTTGCTTCGTTTGTTCCGTGAGAGGGATAGGGATATTCCGGTGCTTATGTTAACAGCAAAGAGTCAGATGAATGATAAGTTGCTTGGCTTGCAGCTTGGTGCTGATGATTATGTGACGAAGCCGTTTAATTATGCGGAGCTTATTCTTCGGGTTAAGAATATGGCGCGGCGTGTAAAGAAGACGGAGGCGGCTGTAAGTCATGAAGTAATTGAGGCTGGAGAGATAGTGATTTGTCCTAAGGAAAGAAAGGTACATGTGAGTGGACAAGAGATTCAGTTAACGTACCGAGAGTTTAATTTATGTCAGTTATTTGTTTCAAATCCGCAGCGTGTGTTTATGAGGGATGAGTTACTTGAGAAAGTATGGGGATTTGAGTATATCGGAAATACGAGAGCAGTTGATATTATGGTGCAGAGACTTCGAAAGAAGCTTGGGACGAGCGGGGAATATATTAAGACAATTTATGGCGTTGGCTATAAACTGGATTGTTAA
- the galE gene encoding UDP-glucose 4-epimerase GalE → MNSILICGGAGYIGSHAVKKLVDEGLSVVVVDNLQTGHEDAITEGAKFYNGDLRDKSFLRDVFKKENIEAVMHFAADSLVGVSMEQPLQYYNNNVYGALCLLEVMNEFKVDKFIFSSTAATYGEVDVDLITEETMTNPTNTYGETKLAIEKMLHWYSQASNLRYKIFRYFNVAGATPSGIIGEDHRPETHLIPLVLQVALGQREKIMMFGDDYNTPDGTCIRDYIHVEDLVAAHFLGLKDLQNGGESDFYNLGNGNGFSVKEIVDAVREVTNHEIPAEVAPRRAGDPGRLVASSKKAKEKLEWDPKYVNVKTIIEHAWNWHQKQPNGYAK, encoded by the coding sequence ATGAACTCAATCCTAATCTGCGGCGGAGCCGGGTACATCGGTTCTCACGCTGTGAAAAAATTAGTAGACGAAGGTTTATCTGTAGTAGTAGTAGATAACTTACAAACTGGTCATGAAGATGCAATTACGGAAGGCGCGAAGTTTTATAATGGCGACCTTCGTGATAAATCATTTTTAAGGGATGTTTTTAAAAAAGAAAATATTGAGGCGGTTATGCACTTTGCAGCTGATTCTTTAGTTGGGGTTAGTATGGAGCAGCCTCTGCAATATTATAATAATAATGTGTATGGTGCACTTTGTTTATTAGAGGTAATGAATGAGTTTAAGGTAGATAAGTTCATTTTCTCTTCTACTGCGGCAACGTATGGTGAGGTAGATGTTGATCTTATTACTGAAGAAACGATGACGAATCCAACGAATACGTATGGAGAGACGAAGTTAGCAATCGAGAAGATGCTTCATTGGTATAGCCAAGCTTCAAATTTACGTTATAAGATCTTTAGATACTTTAATGTGGCTGGTGCAACTCCAAGTGGTATTATTGGAGAAGATCATCGCCCAGAGACACATTTAATTCCTCTTGTGTTGCAAGTGGCTTTAGGTCAACGTGAGAAGATTATGATGTTTGGTGATGATTATAATACACCAGACGGTACTTGTATCCGTGATTATATTCATGTTGAAGATTTAGTAGCGGCTCATTTCTTAGGGCTTAAAGACTTGCAGAACGGCGGAGAGAGTGATTTCTATAACTTAGGAAATGGTAATGGTTTCAGTGTAAAGGAAATCGTTGATGCAGTCCGTGAGGTTACAAATCATGAAATTCCTGCTGAGGTAGCACCGCGCCGTGCGGGCGATCCAGGACGTTTAGTTGCCTCTTCTAAGAAAGCGAAAGAGAAGCTAGAATGGGATCCTAAGTATGTAAATGTTAAGACAATCATTGAACATGCTTGGAATTGGCATCAAAAGCAACCGAATGGATATGCTAAATAA
- a CDS encoding SGNH/GDSL hydrolase family protein, translating to MNKKAVLVLVVFVLFVASIVSGKLYWNKKVANATGQTSEVTKTKAEVKDSGAKKEEKKEEKKQDAKSSFNEAYAKNLPDAVKEKLKKAAEDKKAVNLIIVGDEASSSEKGAWAAKLTSNLETAYGKGLWNVTVKEYKGESTEELIANKRDKEIVKENPDVILFEPPFITDNGKTGNGNSVANTQKFVQALSTSAKGATIMIQPSNPVYGAKNYPKSIEALKQFATQNNYTYIDHWGAWPDASTKGILPYLREEFGFPSAKGHDVWAKYVTDYFVAK from the coding sequence ATGAATAAGAAAGCAGTACTTGTCCTTGTTGTTTTTGTATTGTTTGTTGCTTCGATTGTGAGCGGTAAATTGTACTGGAATAAGAAAGTTGCAAATGCAACAGGACAAACGAGTGAAGTAACGAAAACAAAGGCTGAAGTGAAAGATAGCGGAGCGAAGAAAGAAGAGAAAAAGGAAGAGAAAAAACAAGATGCGAAGTCATCTTTTAATGAGGCATACGCGAAGAACTTGCCAGATGCAGTGAAAGAGAAGTTAAAGAAAGCTGCTGAGGATAAAAAGGCAGTAAATCTTATTATCGTTGGTGATGAAGCTTCTTCATCTGAAAAAGGTGCTTGGGCAGCTAAGTTAACGTCTAATTTAGAAACTGCTTACGGTAAAGGTTTATGGAATGTGACTGTAAAGGAATATAAGGGTGAAAGCACAGAAGAGTTAATCGCGAATAAGCGTGATAAAGAGATTGTGAAAGAGAATCCAGATGTGATTTTATTTGAGCCACCATTTATTACTGATAACGGTAAAACTGGTAATGGGAACTCTGTCGCAAATACACAGAAGTTCGTTCAAGCACTTTCTACTAGTGCAAAGGGTGCTACGATTATGATTCAACCATCAAATCCAGTGTATGGTGCGAAAAATTATCCGAAATCGATTGAAGCATTAAAACAATTTGCGACGCAAAATAATTATACATATATTGATCATTGGGGAGCATGGCCGGATGCTTCAACGAAAGGTATTTTACCATACCTACGAGAAGAATTTGGTTTCCCAAGTGCAAAAGGGCATGATGTTTGGGCGAAATATGTAACTGATTATTTTGTAGCTAAGTAA
- a CDS encoding LytR family transcriptional regulator: MKKKILFWILGIIGILIIGGGAYAYSIYSSVSKTLDEVHKPLKRDKDSKGTEEVKISKSEPVSILLLGVDERGNEKGRSDSLILITLNPKNNSMKTVSIPRDTYTEIVGKGKSDKINHAYAFGGVDMSVATVEKFLNVPINYYIEVNMAGFKDIVDAVGGVDVNNDLEFKQDKHHFAKGNIHLTGDEALSFTRMRYEDPRGDFGRQMRQRQVMQAVIKKGATFSSLTSYGDVLTAIQKNVKTNLTQDQMFDMQKNYKNCLENSEDIQIPGDGHKAADGIWYYYVPEAAKQDLTNKLRAHLEVTK; encoded by the coding sequence ATGAAAAAGAAAATCCTATTTTGGATATTGGGAATTATAGGAATCCTAATTATAGGTGGAGGAGCTTATGCCTATAGTATATACTCTTCTGTCTCAAAAACATTAGATGAAGTTCATAAGCCATTGAAACGCGATAAAGATTCTAAAGGTACTGAAGAAGTGAAAATTAGCAAATCTGAACCCGTTTCAATTTTATTATTAGGGGTAGATGAACGAGGGAATGAAAAAGGTAGATCTGATTCTTTAATACTTATTACATTAAACCCTAAAAATAATTCTATGAAGACAGTGAGTATTCCACGTGATACATATACTGAAATTGTTGGAAAAGGAAAGAGTGATAAAATTAACCATGCCTACGCATTTGGTGGGGTAGACATGTCTGTAGCGACAGTAGAAAAATTCTTGAATGTTCCTATTAATTATTATATTGAAGTGAATATGGCAGGATTTAAGGATATTGTGGATGCAGTTGGTGGGGTAGATGTCAATAATGATTTAGAGTTTAAACAAGACAAGCATCATTTTGCTAAAGGAAATATTCATTTAACAGGTGATGAGGCACTATCATTCACACGTATGCGCTATGAAGATCCACGCGGTGACTTCGGACGTCAAATGCGTCAGCGCCAAGTGATGCAAGCTGTTATTAAGAAAGGTGCTACTTTCTCTTCTTTAACAAGTTATGGTGATGTGTTAACAGCAATTCAAAAAAATGTGAAGACAAACTTAACGCAAGATCAAATGTTTGATATGCAAAAGAATTATAAAAATTGTCTGGAAAACAGTGAAGATATTCAAATCCCAGGTGACGGTCACAAAGCCGCTGATGGTATTTGGTACTACTATGTCCCAGAGGCAGCAAAACAAGATTTAACGAATAAGTTAAGGGCACATCTTGAAGTGACTAAGTAA
- a CDS encoding glycosyltransferase, translating to MLISLIIPVYNAEKFLPRCLESIRNQSYRDLEIVLVNDGSTDRSGLICDEYAQKDKRFKVIHKENGGVSSARNAALSIASGAYIGFVDPDDWIDPIMFEKLHELIQKHQVDMAICGYIKENVDGDILQETVAPSVKVLNRTEALNSILDVNGFRGFLWNKLFSSKLFHKNFEIHFDENIHFCEDLLFCCKAILNAENIVYDSTPYYHYIIHDNNASKAKYSLKKLTALDAVENIIRVLNIDDVDIKKYKSYYVHMNISLLMHGIQEGTIEEKHYEKLKKNLYRFKVSDLNGSFLKISTLIARMNVRLYYFIWKKFKKA from the coding sequence ATGTTGATTTCATTAATCATCCCAGTATACAATGCAGAGAAATTCTTGCCAAGATGTTTGGAGAGTATTAGGAACCAAAGTTACCGGGATTTGGAGATTGTTTTAGTGAATGATGGATCCACTGATCGGAGTGGATTAATTTGTGATGAATATGCTCAAAAAGATAAACGTTTTAAGGTTATTCATAAGGAAAATGGTGGAGTTTCTTCAGCGAGAAATGCTGCACTAAGTATAGCTAGTGGGGCATATATTGGGTTTGTGGATCCAGATGATTGGATTGATCCTATTATGTTTGAAAAGCTACATGAATTAATTCAAAAGCATCAAGTAGATATGGCGATTTGTGGATATATTAAGGAAAATGTTGATGGAGATATTCTACAGGAGACAGTTGCACCAAGTGTTAAGGTACTAAATAGAACAGAAGCGTTAAACAGTATCCTTGATGTTAATGGATTTAGAGGGTTTTTATGGAATAAACTGTTTTCATCGAAATTATTCCATAAGAATTTTGAAATACATTTTGATGAGAATATTCACTTTTGTGAAGACCTATTATTCTGTTGCAAGGCTATTTTAAACGCTGAAAATATTGTGTATGATTCTACACCATACTATCATTATATAATTCATGATAATAATGCATCTAAGGCAAAATACAGTTTGAAAAAATTAACTGCTCTAGATGCAGTGGAGAACATAATTCGTGTATTAAATATTGATGATGTTGATATAAAAAAATATAAAAGCTATTATGTGCATATGAACATAAGTTTATTAATGCATGGTATACAAGAAGGAACTATTGAAGAAAAACATTATGAGAAATTAAAAAAGAATTTGTATCGTTTTAAAGTAAGCGATTTAAATGGTAGTTTCCTGAAAATTTCTACCCTAATTGCTAGAATGAACGTTCGACTCTATTATTTCATTTGGAAAAAATTTAAAAAAGCTTAA